One genomic window of Hydra vulgaris chromosome 03, alternate assembly HydraT2T_AEP includes the following:
- the LOC136078049 gene encoding uncharacterized protein LOC136078049 isoform X1: MVTSIQHQLVDFNIQNGVSKLEIDDDKFQSELHERKLEITDLSEQVIDLVNVEEVDKNNFDQNYKFERPACSGKVENNAVQNWMFERQGFSGEIESSAIQN, from the exons ATGGTAACTTCAATTCAACATCAGCTTGttgattttaatatacaaaatggAGTTTCCAAGTTGGAAATTGATGATGATAAATTTCAGTCTGAACTGCATGaaagaaaa CTTGAAATAACAGATTTAAGTGAGCAAGTTATTGATCTTGTTAATGTTGAAGAAGTtgacaaaaacaattttgatcAAAACTATAAA TTTGAAAGACCAGCTTGCAGTGGTAAAGTTGAAAACAATGCAGTTCAAAACTGGATG TTTGAAAGACAAGGTTTCAGTGGTGAAATTGAAAGCAGTGCAATTCAAaactag
- the LOC136078049 gene encoding uncharacterized protein LOC136078049 isoform X2: MVTSIQHQLVDFNIQNGVSKLEIDDDKFQSELHERKLEITDLSEQVIDLVNVEEVDKNNFDQNYKFERPACSGKVENNAVQNWMFCCGVC, translated from the exons ATGGTAACTTCAATTCAACATCAGCTTGttgattttaatatacaaaatggAGTTTCCAAGTTGGAAATTGATGATGATAAATTTCAGTCTGAACTGCATGaaagaaaa CTTGAAATAACAGATTTAAGTGAGCAAGTTATTGATCTTGTTAATGTTGAAGAAGTtgacaaaaacaattttgatcAAAACTATAAA TTTGAAAGACCAGCTTGCAGTGGTAAAGTTGAAAACAATGCAGTTCAAAACTGGATG ttttgttgcGGCGTTTGCTGA
- the LOC136078582 gene encoding uncharacterized protein LOC136078582 has product MEKISFSYDKISGDDKRYRESLSLLEDSSLIKAEKWICAESYEEILALIRNYETETASKFTCYSADKDFGNIEASVKHHKIRWEDDSVSFNGVPFMIVGSKVLDCMHRRDRKVSFKEEYKMRCNDRKVSDHSYFKNYEMIQDTKKFNCSSQIKIKEVLKFPDFKIIEDSKWKRVTSSKKIREAILKNEAVRQKMFSVFHFTGDAAGISQPIDARLKEEIFTSSEFITSVDEMRRRLEIIVTREMFKNSICPSKSNKRFFPSKKTIRCYMLKAVRKKRYSNINQECLIKKIEQWKVENPHRRFYLRGFG; this is encoded by the exons atggaaaaaatttctttttcatatgaTAAAATATCGGGAGACGATAAGAGATATCGGGAGAGTTTAAGTTTGTTAGAAGATTCAAGTCTTATTAAGG cGGAAAAGTGGATATGTGCAGAATCATACGAGGAAATACTCGCTTTGATTCGAAACTATGAAACAGAAACTGCGTCAAAGTTTACATGTTATTCTGCTGACAAAGATTTTGGTAATATAG AAGCTTCTGTCAAACACCACAAAATAAGGTGGGAGGATGACTCAGTATCTTTTAATGGTGTTCCATTCATGATTGTAGGAAGTAAAGTTCTTGATTGTATGCATAGAAGAGATAGAAAAGTATCTTTTAAAGAAGAATATAAAATGCGTTGCAATGATAGAAAG gTATCTGATCAcagttactttaaaaactatgaaatgATCCAGGACACAAAGAAGTTTAATTGTAGTTCACAAATAAAGatcaaagaagttttaaaatttccagattttaag ATTATAGAAGATAGTAAATGGAAAAGAGTAACATCCTCAAAAAAAATTCGtgaagcaattttaaaaaatgaagcagtaagacaaaaaatgttttcagttTTTCACTTTACTGGAGAT gctGCTGGTATATCCCAGCCAATTGATGCaagattaaaagaagaaatatttaCATCATCTGAATTTATAACTAGTGTTGATGAAATGCGTAGGAGATTAGAAATCATTGTGACAagagaaatgtttaaaaatagtatttgtccatctaaatcaaataaaagattCTTCCCATCGAAAAAAACTATTCGGTGTTACATGTTGAAAGCAGTAAGAAAGAAAAGGTATTCAAACATTAACCAAGAATGTCTTATAAAAAAGATAGAACAATGGAAAGTTGAAAATCCTCACAGAAGATTTTATCTTCGAGGGTTTGGTTAA